The Sylvia atricapilla isolate bSylAtr1 chromosome 12, bSylAtr1.pri, whole genome shotgun sequence genome has a segment encoding these proteins:
- the CDH8 gene encoding cadherin-8 isoform X2 → MDEPARRGPSDNTLSILAKHSGFSRQKQEVYLLPIVISDSGTPPMSSTGTLTIRVCGCSSDGIVQSCNVEAYVLPIGLSMGALIAILACIILLLVIVVLFVTLRRHKNEPLIIKDDEDVRENIIRYDDEGGGEEDTEAFDIATLQNPDGINGFLPRKDIKPDLQFMPRQGLAPVPNGVDVDEFINVRLHEADNDPTAPPYDSIQIYGYEGKGSAAGSLSSLESSTSDSDQNFDYLSEWGPRFKRLGELYSVGESDKET, encoded by the exons ATGGATGAGCCAGCAAGGAGGGGGCCATCTG ACAACACCCTGAGCATCCTGGCCAAGCACAGTGGGTTCAGCCGGCAGAAGCAGGAGGTGTACCTGCTGCCCATCGTCATCAGCGACAGCGGCACGCCGCCCATGAGCAGCACGGGCACGCTGACCATCCGCGTCTGCGGCTGCAGCAGCGACGGCATCGTGCAGTCCTGCAACGTGGAGGCCTACGTGCTGCCCATCGGCCTCAGCATGGGCGCCCTCATCGCCATCCTGGCCTGcatcatcctgctgctgg TCATTGTGGTGCTGTTTGTGACACTGAGAAGACATAAGAATGAGCCTCTAATCATCAAGGATGATGAAGATGTGAGGGAAAATATCATTCGCTACGATGACGAGGGAGGTGGAGAGGAAGATACGGAAGCGTTTGACATTGCAACTTTGCAAAATCCGGATGGAATTAATGGGTTTTTGCCTCGTAAGGATATTAAGCCTGATCTTCAATTTATGCCCAGGCAAGGTCTTGCACCTGTTCCTAATGGTGTTGATGTTGATGAATTTATTAATGTAAGGCTTCATGAAGCTGATAATGATCCCACAGCTCCGCCATATGACTCTATCCAGATTTATGGCTATGAAGGGAAGGGGTCAGCGGCTGGTTCCCTCAGCTCCTTGGAGTCCTCCACATCAGACTCAGACCAGAATTTTGACTACCTCAGTGAATGGGGTCCTCGCTTTAAAAGACTCGGAGAACTTTACTCAGTCGGAGAAAGTGACAAAGAAACTTGA